The following proteins are encoded in a genomic region of Bacillus sp. FJAT-22090:
- a CDS encoding phosphotransferase family protein, with translation MENIQKVIKQFKLPILSIDTVPESFSSEVYKIQLINKKNVYIKIPFSKDKLFREYKMLIKLKNYMSVPTVLDYWEGDETVTGALLLEEIIGVPCLGRIDFQLAFQIGVNHAMLHALSMPVYGAETENGFKPLENNDWRNFIQQTFIKFEKHTRLELPNDLYEKSIRHFELIFPTLPAPDGPCIIHMDFRPGNILIHDNKVSGIIDFESARVGSTEIDFAKINRDVWCKYEGTRDAYISGYESIRPILNLDSILSFYSFYDAFNSIGWCRLRGVDKHQAFLNENIEILRKIL, from the coding sequence GTGGAGAATATACAAAAGGTAATTAAACAATTCAAACTTCCTATATTGTCGATTGATACCGTTCCAGAGTCTTTTAGTTCAGAAGTTTATAAAATTCAATTAATAAACAAAAAGAATGTATATATAAAGATTCCATTCAGCAAAGACAAACTTTTTCGTGAGTATAAAATGTTGATTAAGCTAAAAAATTATATGTCGGTACCAACAGTTCTAGATTATTGGGAGGGGGATGAAACAGTAACAGGTGCATTGTTGTTAGAGGAAATTATCGGTGTCCCCTGTTTAGGAAGAATAGATTTCCAGTTAGCTTTCCAAATTGGAGTGAATCATGCAATGCTTCATGCTTTATCAATGCCTGTATATGGTGCAGAAACCGAGAATGGATTTAAACCATTAGAAAATAACGATTGGAGAAATTTCATTCAACAGACTTTTATTAAGTTCGAAAAACATACAAGGCTTGAACTACCTAATGATTTATACGAAAAATCAATCCGACATTTTGAACTCATTTTTCCTACACTACCTGCTCCTGATGGTCCTTGTATTATTCATATGGATTTTCGACCAGGTAATATATTAATACATGACAATAAAGTTAGTGGAATTATAGATTTTGAGAGTGCTCGAGTTGGGTCTACAGAAATTGATTTCGCAAAGATAAATCGTGATGTTTGGTGTAAATATGAAGGAACTAGGGATGCTTATATCTCTGGATATGAGTCGATTCGTCCAATTTTGAATCTAGATAGTATACTTTCTTTTTATTCTTTTTATGATGCCTTTAACTCTATTGGCTGGTGTCGTTTACGGGGAGTAGACAAGCACCAAGCATTTCTTAACGAGAATATAGAGATTTTAAGAAAGATTTTGTAG
- a CDS encoding GNAT family N-acetyltransferase, with translation MDNLNIYFTTRMRRIIENAEKEAQLSKFNILQPIHLLIGCLEEKTGALGEISMKCSLDKCSLRVLLDEYEETSDQQKINSVYFNITITKEVANVMEVVIHYMKKYKQVYVNEGHLLKALITTNVIDQYLSDENREILLNLGTTSRDMITHLGNYTFPDLSCCVVRKVNKYDFQPLIYFVENNFSIEWSHTIREAFSLSEPTIYIALDNNGDIVGFAAYDVYKNRKCYFGPMGVALSNRVSGIGYSLLHHCLKDMSEIGYEYAIIGGAGPIEFYEKACNAVVIPTL, from the coding sequence TTGGATAATTTAAATATTTATTTCACAACTAGAATGCGTAGGATAATTGAAAACGCTGAAAAAGAAGCCCAACTTTCAAAATTCAATATTTTACAGCCTATACATTTACTTATAGGATGTTTAGAAGAAAAGACAGGAGCACTTGGTGAAATTTCAATGAAATGTTCATTAGATAAGTGTTCTTTAAGAGTTCTATTGGATGAATATGAGGAAACTTCAGATCAACAAAAGATAAACAGTGTTTATTTCAATATTACTATTACGAAGGAAGTAGCAAATGTAATGGAAGTTGTAATTCATTATATGAAAAAGTATAAGCAAGTCTATGTAAACGAAGGCCATTTATTAAAAGCATTAATAACAACTAATGTAATTGATCAGTATTTATCTGATGAAAATAGGGAGATTCTCTTAAATCTAGGGACTACTTCAAGAGATATGATTACTCATCTCGGTAATTACACTTTCCCTGATTTAAGTTGTTGTGTTGTCCGCAAAGTGAATAAATACGATTTTCAGCCCTTAATTTATTTTGTAGAGAACAATTTTTCAATCGAGTGGTCACATACAATAAGGGAAGCATTCTCATTAAGTGAACCTACGATTTATATAGCTTTAGACAACAATGGAGATATAGTAGGTTTTGCTGCTTATGATGTATATAAGAATAGGAAATGCTATTTCGGTCCAATGGGTGTAGCGTTGTCCAATAGGGTTTCAGGGATCGGTTATTCTTTACTTCATCATTGTTTAAAAGATATGAGTGAGATTGGTTATGAGTATGCAATTATAGGTGGAGCAGGTCCGATAGAATTTTATGAAAAAGCGTGTAATGCAGTTGTAATTCCTACCTTGTAA
- a CDS encoding NUDIX hydrolase N-terminal domain-containing protein — translation MENRLSLLENVRSIAQLGLHYAVNPYDIERYEKLLLLASKEYSEITEVKESIIIEKFKKELGHVTPKVGVNGVIFSSDGKMLLEHRADDGTWGIIGGWCETGESPEESLKREFLEETGLVIKVNSLIDIFTRKPGDFGQPHTSYHPLYACEIKDGELKASFESLEIGFYNIDEVEKWHGEHFDMAKKANRYMNMH, via the coding sequence GAGAATAGATTGTCATTATTAGAAAACGTACGTTCAATTGCACAACTCGGCTTACATTATGCAGTGAACCCATATGATATAGAAAGATACGAAAAATTGCTTTTATTAGCTAGTAAAGAGTACTCGGAGATCACTGAAGTTAAGGAAAGCATAATTATTGAAAAGTTTAAGAAAGAGCTTGGACATGTAACACCAAAAGTCGGGGTGAATGGAGTTATTTTTTCTTCAGATGGAAAAATGCTTTTAGAACATCGAGCTGATGATGGAACGTGGGGAATTATCGGTGGATGGTGTGAAACAGGAGAAAGTCCCGAAGAATCATTAAAAAGAGAATTTTTAGAAGAAACTGGTCTAGTAATTAAGGTTAATAGTCTCATTGATATATTTACAAGAAAGCCAGGAGATTTTGGCCAGCCTCACACTTCCTATCATCCTCTATATGCTTGTGAAATAAAGGACGGAGAATTAAAGGCTTCATTTGAGAGTTTGGAAATCGGCTTTTATAATATCGATGAAGTAGAAAAATGGCATGGTGAACACTTTGATATGGCTAAAAAAGCTAATCGATATATGAATATGCACTAG
- a CDS encoding GNAT family N-acetyltransferase, translating into MTIEVREVLPTDYIDLVELMSELGYPTTLVDLTERFETIQKHEDYQSLVAVKDNQIIGFAGLCKAFTFEFSGLYVRLLAFVVSSKQRKQGVGTKLLKACEEWALQQGAVAITLNSGNREERQTAHLFYKSNGYEGKSTGFLKKLTEVLKDE; encoded by the coding sequence ATGACAATTGAAGTTAGAGAGGTACTACCAACAGATTATATAGATTTAGTAGAATTGATGAGCGAATTAGGATATCCTACAACATTAGTAGATTTAACTGAACGGTTTGAGACAATACAAAAACATGAAGATTATCAGTCATTGGTAGCTGTAAAAGATAATCAAATAATTGGTTTTGCAGGTTTATGTAAGGCCTTCACTTTTGAATTTTCGGGTTTGTACGTACGATTACTTGCGTTTGTTGTAAGTTCAAAACAACGTAAGCAAGGAGTTGGTACAAAGCTACTAAAAGCTTGTGAAGAATGGGCACTTCAGCAAGGAGCAGTAGCAATAACTTTAAATAGTGGTAATCGAGAAGAGCGTCAAACTGCGCATCTTTTTTATAAAAGTAATGGATATGAAGGCAAAAGTACAGGATTCTTAAAAAAATTAACTGAGGTACTGAAAGATGAATAA